One part of the Streptomyces lienomycini genome encodes these proteins:
- a CDS encoding MarR family winged helix-turn-helix transcriptional regulator: MHHALMDTPARNPAPDDLIIAVEQMIRYVRHSARTGGLSTAASSALARLSREGPQRLTELARAEGVSQPNMTQLVTRLERADLARRTADASDGRGVLVAVTTTGLEVLARRRAERAGALQQLMEDMTGPERQATTTALLALARVIDNRQDTSEEHRA, encoded by the coding sequence ATGCATCATGCGCTTATGGACACACCGGCTCGGAACCCGGCCCCGGACGACCTGATCATCGCCGTGGAGCAGATGATCCGGTACGTGCGCCACAGCGCCCGGACCGGCGGACTGAGCACCGCCGCCTCCTCGGCGCTGGCCAGGCTGAGCCGCGAGGGCCCCCAGCGGCTGACCGAACTGGCCAGGGCCGAGGGCGTCTCCCAGCCGAACATGACCCAGCTCGTCACCCGCCTGGAGCGCGCGGACCTGGCCCGGCGCACCGCCGACGCCAGCGACGGCCGCGGCGTACTCGTGGCGGTGACCACGACCGGACTGGAGGTCCTCGCCCGGCGACGCGCCGAGCGGGCCGGGGCCCTCCAGCAGCTCATGGAGGACATGACCGGACCGGAGCGGCAGGCCACCACCACCGCGCTGCTGGCCCTGGCCCGGGTCATCGACAACCGCCAGGACACCTCGGAGGAACACCGCGCATGA